The proteins below are encoded in one region of Halorhodospira halochloris:
- a CDS encoding PQQ-dependent sugar dehydrogenase, with the protein MVSLGDDPRNSGGALSGFALAGLVAFGGSFLGVATAHAQVQVVEQPVETGLSTQEADLNIVQVVEGLEHGWAVDWLPDGSKLISERPGNLYLIDGKTVYELSNLPEIETDASQRTAPEGGAQGGLLDVAVHPDYEDNGWIYFTYSSPGDTDTVFTDDPYGTGTALARARICTDEERLTDRETLYAQVPRYESGRHYGSRIVFLGDGTLLFSIGDRGLRHPSQDLSDPGGSMIRLTDDGDVPEDNPFLERELGQALPEIYSFGHRNNQGMAKHPQSGRVWTTEHGPSGGDLLHVLEAGANYGWPQVSFGTEYSTGEKIGIGKSAPGVNEPIMYWEDSFAPSGLTFYHQGHVDQWEGDLFAGSLVRSELWRLRVDKQTEEVIHDEIVLSGEVGRIRDVAQGPDGYLYVITDEGDSGLYRLEPQD; encoded by the coding sequence ATGGTAAGCCTCGGCGATGACCCTAGAAATAGCGGCGGCGCTCTCAGCGGCTTTGCGCTTGCTGGCCTAGTCGCCTTTGGTGGTAGTTTCCTGGGAGTGGCGACGGCCCACGCCCAAGTTCAGGTGGTAGAGCAGCCTGTCGAGACAGGTCTATCCACGCAGGAAGCGGACTTGAATATAGTGCAGGTGGTTGAGGGGCTTGAACACGGTTGGGCGGTAGATTGGTTGCCCGATGGCAGCAAACTGATAAGTGAGCGCCCGGGGAATCTTTATCTGATAGATGGTAAAACGGTTTATGAGCTGAGCAATCTGCCAGAGATAGAGACCGACGCATCTCAGCGTACCGCCCCTGAAGGGGGAGCCCAGGGTGGGTTGCTCGATGTAGCCGTGCATCCGGATTATGAAGATAACGGTTGGATATATTTTACCTACTCCAGTCCCGGTGATACCGATACGGTGTTTACCGACGATCCCTATGGTACGGGAACCGCTTTGGCGCGGGCGCGCATCTGCACTGATGAAGAGCGTTTGACTGATCGCGAAACACTTTACGCCCAAGTGCCTCGTTACGAGTCGGGCCGCCATTACGGTTCGCGGATTGTCTTCCTCGGCGATGGGACTTTGCTATTCTCTATCGGTGATCGAGGGCTTCGCCACCCCTCTCAGGACCTCAGTGATCCGGGTGGATCGATGATCAGACTCACTGATGATGGCGATGTCCCGGAGGATAACCCCTTCCTCGAGCGCGAGCTCGGTCAGGCCTTGCCGGAGATATACAGCTTTGGTCACCGTAACAATCAGGGTATGGCCAAGCATCCGCAATCTGGGCGAGTCTGGACTACCGAGCACGGTCCATCCGGAGGTGATTTATTGCACGTGCTCGAGGCTGGGGCTAACTACGGTTGGCCGCAGGTCAGCTTTGGCACAGAGTACTCAACCGGTGAGAAGATTGGCATCGGTAAGTCTGCACCTGGGGTTAATGAACCCATAATGTATTGGGAGGACTCTTTTGCCCCTTCGGGGCTGACCTTCTACCACCAAGGTCATGTAGATCAATGGGAGGGTGATCTTTTTGCCGGCTCCTTGGTCCGCAGTGAGCTGTGGCGACTGCGTGTAGATAAGCAGACGGAAGAAGTCATTCACGATGAGATAGTCTTGTCAGGGGAGGTCGGGCGCATCCGCGATGTTGCTCAAGGCCCCGACGGCTATCTTTACGTTATAACCGATGAAGGTGATAGTGGTCTCTATCGGTTGGAGCCGCAGGATTAA